The following coding sequences are from one Arachis hypogaea cultivar Tifrunner chromosome 7, arahy.Tifrunner.gnm2.J5K5, whole genome shotgun sequence window:
- the LOC112702187 gene encoding T-complex protein 1 subunit eta — MAAMLQPQIILLKEGTDTSQGKAQLVSNINACTAVADVVRSTLGPRGMDKLIHDDKGSVTISNDGATIMKLLDIVHPAAKILVDIAKSQDSEVGDGTTTVVLLAAEFLKEAKPFIEDGVHSQNLIRSYRTACTLAIEKIKELAVSIEGKSLEEKKSLLAKCASTTLSSKLIGGEKEFFASMVVDAVIAIGNDDRLNMIGIKKVPGGNMRDSFLVNGVAFKKTFSYAGFEQQPKKFLNPKILLLNVELELKSEKENAEIRLSDPSQYQSIVDAEWNIIYDKLDKCVNSGAKVVLSRLAIGDLATQYFADRDIFCAGRVAEEDLKRVAAATGGTVQTSVNNIIDEVLGTCEVFEEKQVGNERFNIFNGCPSGQTATIVLRGGADQFIEEAERSLHDAIMIVRRALKNSTVVAGGGAIDMEISRYLRQHARTIAGKSQLFINSYAKALEVIPRQLCDNAGFDATDVLNKLRQKHALPSGEGAPYGVDISTGGIANSFTNFVWEPAIVKINAINAATEAACLILSVDETVKNPKSESAQGDAAASAMGGRGRGGAFRGRGRGRGMRR, encoded by the exons ATGGCAGCTATGCTG CAACCGCAGATCATACTGCTGAAGGAAGGTACAGACACGTCTCAGGGGAAGGCTCAGCTAGTCAGCAACATCAACGCCTGCACCGCCGTCGCCGACGTCGTCAGGTCCACCCTCGGCCCACGCGGCATGGACAAGCTCATTCACGACGACAAGGGATCCGTCACCATCTCTAACGACGGCGCCACCATCATGAAGCTTCTTGACATCGTCCACCCTGCCGCCAAGATCCTCGTCGACATCGCCAAGTCACAGGACTCCGAG GTTGGTGATGGAACCACCACTGTGGTTTTGCTTGCTGCTGAGTTTTTGAAGGAGGCCAAGCCCTTCATTGAAGACGGTGTTCACTCTCAGAATTTGATTAGGAGCTATAGGACTGCATGCACATTG GCGATTGAGAAGATTAAAGAGCTGGCGGTTAGCATAGAGGGTAAAAGTTTGGAAGAGAAGAAAAGCTTGCTTGCAAAGTGTGCTTCTACCACGCTCTCTTCGAAACTTATTGGTGGAGAGAAAGAATTCTTTGCATCGATGGTTGTGGATGCTGTTATTGCAATTGGAAATGATGATAGATTGAACATGATTGGAATCAAGAAG GTTCCCGGTGGTAACATGCGGGACTCATTTCTAGTAAATGGTGTTGCCTTCAAAAAGACATTTTCATATGCTGGGTTTGAGCAACAGCCAAAGAAGTTTCTCAATCCAAAGATACTACTGCTAAACGTTGAATTGGAGCTAAAATCGGAGAAAGAAAATGCTGAAATCAG ATTATCTGATCCATCACAATATCAATCAATTGTTGACGCCGAATGGAATATTAtttatgacaaattggataaatGTGTCAACAGTGGTGCAAAAGTAGTTCTTTCACGATTGGCTATTGGTGATCTTGCTACACAG TATTTTGCAGATCGAGACATTTTCTGTGCTGGTCGTGTAgcagaagaagatttaaaaaGGGTTGCTGCTGCAACTGGTGGAACTGTACAAACATCTGTCAATAACATCATTGATGAG GTACTTGGAACTTGTGAGGTTTTTGAGGAGAAGCAGGTTGGAAATGAAAGGTTCAACATATTCAATGGATGTCCATCTGGACAAACAGCCACCATAGTTCTTCGTGGAGGAGCTGATCAG TTCATAGAGGAAGCAGAGCGAAGTTTGCATGATGCAATCATGATTGTTCGGAGGGCTTTGAAAAACTCAACTGTAGTTGCTGGTGGAGGTGCTATAGAT ATGGAGATAAGTCGATACCTGAGGCAACATGCACGAACAATAGCAGGAAAGTCTCAGCTTTTCATTAACTCATATGCAAAAGCTCTAGAG GTTATACCCAGACAATTATGTGACAATGCTGGGTTTGATGCGACTGATGTGCTGAACAAACTAAGACAGAAACATGCACTTCCATCTG GTGAGGGAGCACCATATGGAGTGGATATAAGCACTGGTGGAATTGCTAACTCATTTACTAACTTTGTCTGGGAGCCTGCAATTGTCAAG ATTAATGCTATAAATGCTGCTACAGAAGCCGCATGCTTAATACTAAGTGTGGATGAAACAGTTAAAAACCCCAAG TCTGAGAGTGCACAAGGAGATGCTGCCGCAAGTGCTATGGGCGGTAGAGGTCGTGGAGGTGCCTTCCGCGGCCGTGGCCGTGGACGAGGAATGCGAAGATGA
- the LOC112702186 gene encoding 3-hydroxy-3-methylglutaryl coenzyme A reductase 1: protein MDLRRRPPPNATAAAKRPTTTTTTTPPKASDALPLPLYLTNAIFFTLFFSVAYYLLHRWRDKIRTSTPLHLLTFSEISAIVSLIASFIYLLGFFGIDFVQSFIARNSNDAWEEEEENEQQKLEQHRRATQILPTPPPQPQQPETLIPSISSADDEEIVCSVVDGRTPSYSLESRIGDCFRAAAIRRDALQRVTGRSLKGLPLEGFDYDSILGQCCEMPVGYVQIPVGVAGPLLLDGVQYVVPMATTEGCLVASTNRGCKAISACGGASSVVLRDGMSRAPVVRFGTAKRAAELKFFLEDPLNFDTLSVVFNRSSRFARLQGVQCAMAGKNVYLRFTCSTGDAMGMNMVSKGVQNVLDFLQNDFPDMDVIGISGNYCSDKKPAAVNWIEGRGKSIVCEAIIKEEVVTKVLKTNVAALVELNMLKNLAGSAVAGALGGYNAHASNIVSAIFLATGQDPAQNVESSHCITMMEAVNEGRDLHISVTMPSIEVGTVGGGTQLASQSACLNLLGVKGPSKESPGSNSRLLAKIVAGAVLAGELSLMSAIAAGQLVRSHMKYNRSSRDVSNCTS, encoded by the exons ATGGACCTCCGCCGCCGCCCTCCCCCCAACGCGACCGCAGCGGCCAAGAgaccaacaaccaccaccaccactacaccTCCCAAGGCCTCCGACGCCCTCCCACTCCCTCTCTACCTCACCAACGCCATCTTCTTCACCCTCTTCTTCTCCGTCGCTTACTACCTCCTCCACCGTTGGCGCGACAAGATCCGCACCTCCACCCCTCTCCACCTCCTTACCTTCTCCGAGATCTCCGCCATCGTCTCCCTCATCGCCTCCTTCATCTACCTCCTCGGCTTCTTCGGCATCGATTTCGTCCAATCCTTCATCGCCCGCAACTCCAACGACGcatgggaagaagaagaagaaaacgaacaACAAAAACTTGAGCAACACCGCCGCGCCACTCAGATCCTCCCTACTCCTCCGCCGCAGCCACAGCAGCCTGAAACCCTAATTCCGTCGATTTCTTCCGCCGACGATGAGGAGATTGTCTGCTCGGTCGTCGACGGCAGGACACCGTCGTACTCGCTTGAGTCGCGTATCGGTGACTGTTTTCGCGCTGCAGCGATTCGCCGCGACGCGCTGCAACGCGTTACCGGGAGATCCTTGAAGGGTCTGCCATTGGAAGGGTTCGATTACGATTCGATTTTGGGGCAGTGTTGTGAGATGCCGGTGGGGTACGTTCAGATTCCGGTAGGTGTGGCGGGGCCGTTGCTTCTGGACGGTGTGCAGTATGTTGTGCCGATGGCGACGACGGAGGGGTGCCTCGTTGCGAGCACAAATCGGGGATGCAAGGCAATCAGCGCCTGCGGTGGGGCCAGCAGTGTTGTGTTGAGGGATGGGATGTCGAGGGCTCCGGTGGTGAGGTTCGGCACTGCGAAGAGGGCGGCGGAATTGAAGTTCTTCTTGGAGGACCCActtaattttgatacactttCCGTTGTTTTCAACAG GTCCAGTAGATTTGCAAGGCTTCAGGGTGTTCAGTGTGCTATGGCAGGGAAGAACGTTTATTTGAGATTCACTTGCAGCACTGGTGATGCCATGGGGATGAACATGGTTTCCAAAGGAGTGCAGAATGTTCTTGAttttcttcaaaacgatttcccTGACATGGATGTCATTGGCATCTCTG GAAATTACTGTTCGGACAAGAAACCCGCTGCTGTAAATTGGATTGAGGGTCGTGGCAAATCAATTGTTTGTGAAgcaattatcaaagaagaagtgGTGACAAAGGTACTGAAGACCAATGTTGCTGCCTTGGTTGAGCTCAACATGCTGAAAAACCTTGCTGGTTCTGCTGTTGCCGGAGCTCTTGGAGGATATAATGCCCATGCTAGTAACATTGTCTCTGCCATTTTCCTAGCCACTGGTCAAGATCCAGCTCAGAATGTTGAGAGTTCCCATTGCATCACCATGATGGAAGCCGTCAACGAAGGGAGGGACCTTCACATCTCAGTGACTATGCCTTCCATTGAG GTGGGAACAGTTGGGGGTGGGACTCAACTTGCATCTCAGTCTGCATGCTTGAACTTGCTCGGTGTAAAGGGCCCGAGCAAGGAATCACCGGGATCTAACTCAAGACTCTTGGCCAAAATTGTCGCTGGCGCTGTTCTAGCAGGAGAGCTGTCTCTGATGTCTGCTATTGCGGCTGGACAACTAGTCAGGAGCCATATGAAATACAACAGATCAAGCAGAGATGTGTCTAATTGCACCTCTTGA
- the LOC112702188 gene encoding pentatricopeptide repeat-containing protein At1g77405 isoform X1, protein MSSSSLGAHPPLDSSCSRSSCRHRLVAIVSKSSWMMVAKPLWHSHIHLVKQTLVAIIKDLPLHAHRPPSPSPSWTEDAVSQVIRFIPSCFFRAPRSIGCQTSFRHRTPLRQRNLNEEQRKFHHKLLVLGPAAHRDPGRVNLGLHKALQFFRWVETRFGFHHTEVTCREMAIVLARADRFTALWDFLKEMSGKESSKLVTTETVTCLIKVLGEVGLANEALFAFYRMRQLHCRPDIYAYNTLINALCRVGNFRKARFFLEQMELPGFRCPPDTFTYTILISSYCRHATQTGCKKATRRRLWEANHLFRLMLFKGFVPDVVTYNALIDGCCKTYRIARALELFEDMKKKGCVPNRVTYNSLIRYFSAVNEIDRAIEMLRDMQRSNHGVPGSSSYTPIIHALCEVGKVLDAWNLLIEMVDGGLIPREYTYALVCDAVCKAGESSLLEDEVHKKIKEGIRNRYRQTMKFKPIMGRKGYPEIEDI, encoded by the exons ATGTCTTCTTCCTCGCTCGGCGCCCATCCTCCATTGGATTCGTCCTGCTCGCGGTCGTCCTGTCGCCATCGTCTCGTCGCCATTGTCTCGAAG AGTTCTTGGATGATGGTAGCAAAGCCTCTGTGGCATTCTCACATACACCTCGTTAAGCAAACACTCGTCGCTATAATCAAAGACCTTCCCTTACATGCTCATCGACCTCCTTCCCCCTCTCCCTCGTGGACAGAAGATGCTGTTTCACAAGTGATTCGGTTCATCCCCTCATGCTTCTTTAGGGCCCCTCGCTCGATTGGCTGCCAAACCAGTTTCCGACACCGCACTCCTCTCCGACAGCGCAACCTCAATGAAGAACAACGAAAGTTCCACCACAAACTCCTTGTGCTTGGCCCTGCTGCACACAGGGACCCCGGCAGGGTCAACCTTGGTCTTCACAAAGCCCTCCAGTTCTTCCGATGGGTTGAGACTCGCTTTGGGTTCCACCACACTGAGGTCACGTGTCGCGAGATGGCAATTGTGTTGGCCAGAGCAGATAGATTCACTGCTCTTTGGGATTTCTTGAAAGAGATGTCTGGAAAAGAGAGTTCCAAGCTTGTGACCACAGAGACCGTTACGTGTTTGATAAAAGTCCTAGGAGAAGTAGGGCTGGCTAATGAAGCATTGTTTGCATTTTATAGGATGAGGCAGCTTCACTGCAGACCGGACATTTATGCTTACAATACATTAATCAATGCGCTTTGTAGGGTTGGGAATTTCAGGAAGGCTAGGTTCTTTCTTGAGCAGATGGAGTTGCCAGGGTTCCGGTGCCCACCGGATACATTTACTTATACCATTTTGATAAGCTCTTATTGTAGGCATGCTACACAAACCGGGTGCAAGAAGGCCACAAGGAGGAGGTTGTGGGAAGCGAATCACCTTTTCCGGCTCATGCTCTTCAAGGGATTTGTTCCTGATGTTGTGacttacaatgccttaatagatGGTTGCTGCAAGACCTATCGCATTGCTAGAGCATTGGAGTTGTTTGAGGACATGAAGAAGAAAGGATGTGTCCCTAATAGAGTTACTTATAATTCTTTAATAAGATACTTCAGTGCAGTGAATGAGATTGATAGAGCTATTGAGATGTTAAGGGATATGCAGAGGTCGAATCATGGAGTACCCGGTTCGAGTTCATACACACCTATCATTCATGCCCTTTGTGAAGTTGGCAAGGTTCTTGATGCTTGGAATCTTCTTATTGAGATGGTTGATGGAGGGTTAATACCTAGAGAGTATACATATGCATTGGTTTGTGATGCAGTTTGCAAAGCAGGTGAGAGTAGCTTGTTAGAGGATGAAGttcataagaaaataaaagaaggtaTTAGGAATAGATACAGGCAAACAATGAAATTCAAACCCATTATGGGTCGCAAGGGGTATCCTGAGATAGAGGACATTTGA
- the LOC112702188 gene encoding pentatricopeptide repeat-containing protein At1g77405 isoform X2, with translation MMVAKPLWHSHIHLVKQTLVAIIKDLPLHAHRPPSPSPSWTEDAVSQVIRFIPSCFFRAPRSIGCQTSFRHRTPLRQRNLNEEQRKFHHKLLVLGPAAHRDPGRVNLGLHKALQFFRWVETRFGFHHTEVTCREMAIVLARADRFTALWDFLKEMSGKESSKLVTTETVTCLIKVLGEVGLANEALFAFYRMRQLHCRPDIYAYNTLINALCRVGNFRKARFFLEQMELPGFRCPPDTFTYTILISSYCRHATQTGCKKATRRRLWEANHLFRLMLFKGFVPDVVTYNALIDGCCKTYRIARALELFEDMKKKGCVPNRVTYNSLIRYFSAVNEIDRAIEMLRDMQRSNHGVPGSSSYTPIIHALCEVGKVLDAWNLLIEMVDGGLIPREYTYALVCDAVCKAGESSLLEDEVHKKIKEGIRNRYRQTMKFKPIMGRKGYPEIEDI, from the coding sequence ATGATGGTAGCAAAGCCTCTGTGGCATTCTCACATACACCTCGTTAAGCAAACACTCGTCGCTATAATCAAAGACCTTCCCTTACATGCTCATCGACCTCCTTCCCCCTCTCCCTCGTGGACAGAAGATGCTGTTTCACAAGTGATTCGGTTCATCCCCTCATGCTTCTTTAGGGCCCCTCGCTCGATTGGCTGCCAAACCAGTTTCCGACACCGCACTCCTCTCCGACAGCGCAACCTCAATGAAGAACAACGAAAGTTCCACCACAAACTCCTTGTGCTTGGCCCTGCTGCACACAGGGACCCCGGCAGGGTCAACCTTGGTCTTCACAAAGCCCTCCAGTTCTTCCGATGGGTTGAGACTCGCTTTGGGTTCCACCACACTGAGGTCACGTGTCGCGAGATGGCAATTGTGTTGGCCAGAGCAGATAGATTCACTGCTCTTTGGGATTTCTTGAAAGAGATGTCTGGAAAAGAGAGTTCCAAGCTTGTGACCACAGAGACCGTTACGTGTTTGATAAAAGTCCTAGGAGAAGTAGGGCTGGCTAATGAAGCATTGTTTGCATTTTATAGGATGAGGCAGCTTCACTGCAGACCGGACATTTATGCTTACAATACATTAATCAATGCGCTTTGTAGGGTTGGGAATTTCAGGAAGGCTAGGTTCTTTCTTGAGCAGATGGAGTTGCCAGGGTTCCGGTGCCCACCGGATACATTTACTTATACCATTTTGATAAGCTCTTATTGTAGGCATGCTACACAAACCGGGTGCAAGAAGGCCACAAGGAGGAGGTTGTGGGAAGCGAATCACCTTTTCCGGCTCATGCTCTTCAAGGGATTTGTTCCTGATGTTGTGacttacaatgccttaatagatGGTTGCTGCAAGACCTATCGCATTGCTAGAGCATTGGAGTTGTTTGAGGACATGAAGAAGAAAGGATGTGTCCCTAATAGAGTTACTTATAATTCTTTAATAAGATACTTCAGTGCAGTGAATGAGATTGATAGAGCTATTGAGATGTTAAGGGATATGCAGAGGTCGAATCATGGAGTACCCGGTTCGAGTTCATACACACCTATCATTCATGCCCTTTGTGAAGTTGGCAAGGTTCTTGATGCTTGGAATCTTCTTATTGAGATGGTTGATGGAGGGTTAATACCTAGAGAGTATACATATGCATTGGTTTGTGATGCAGTTTGCAAAGCAGGTGAGAGTAGCTTGTTAGAGGATGAAGttcataagaaaataaaagaaggtaTTAGGAATAGATACAGGCAAACAATGAAATTCAAACCCATTATGGGTCGCAAGGGGTATCCTGAGATAGAGGACATTTGA
- the LOC114924205 gene encoding uncharacterized protein, which translates to MSAEEKKELLVVARNSLELLSSIINSETEPKTLKKDLTLSLLDKCKHSVSIMKEIAESTTDDEEILFETLYLNDELQQIVSKYKELEAAQRPVAQEPPNVDTAKHDAEAVQSPIELPKRFEEDESEEFEAAQKLERKLPKKSNGVEANVTNGEGHHVETTILDEAHEKDNAESKVPSQTLAFFNGSLILATNLPHSLFLALRYLTSFNTGIGPDPFTSAAATAAVGFRAATPLPLPIPMALVFNIKKSNLVMS; encoded by the exons ATGTCAGCTGAAGAGAAGAAAGAGCTTCTTGTAGTTGCACGAAACAGTCTTGAATTGCTATCTAGCATAATAAATTCTGAGACAGAGCCCAAAACCTTGAAG AAAGATTTAACTCTCAGTTTGCTAGACAAGTGCAAGCACTCAGTCTCTATCATGAAGGAAATTGCGGAAAGCACCACAGATGATGAAGAGATACTTTTTGAGACTTTGTATCTTAATGATGAGTTGCAGCAGATAGTTTCCAAGTACAAGGAGTTGGAGGCTGCTCAACGGCCTGTGGCACAAGAGCCTCCAAATGTTGACACTGCAAAGCATGATGCGGAAGCTGTTCAAAGTCCTATTGAACTTCCTAAACGATTTGAAGAGGATGAGTCCGAAGAGTTCGAAGCTGCCCAAAAACTTGAAAGAAAGCTTCCCAAAAAGTCCAACGGTGTTGAAGCCAATGTAACCAATGGGGAGGGTCATCATGTTGAAACCACAATACTAGATGAGGCACACGAGAAGGACAACGCCGAATCAAAGGTTCCGAGCCAAACCCTTGCTTTCTTCAACGGGTCTCTGATTTTGGCGACGAATCTTCCCCACAGTCTCTTCCTCGCGCTGCGGTATCTAACTTCTTTTAATACTGGCATCGGTCCTGATCCGTTTACCTCCGCCGCTGCAACCGCCGCCGTGGGTTTCAGAGCCGCAACTCCTCTGCCTCTTCCCATACCAATGGCTTTGGTTTTCAATATAAAAAAGAGTAATTTGGTGATGTCTTAA
- the LOC112702192 gene encoding KRR1 small subunit processome component: MVRDGDATDQNGDALVPPLPTNEKRKGKHDKPKPWDEDPHIDHWKVEKFDPSWNEGGMLEVSSFSTLFPQYREKYLQEAWPLVKSALKEFGISCELNLVEGSMTVSTTRKTRDPYIIVKARDLIKLLSRSVPAPQAIKILDDEVQCDIIKISGLVRNKERFVKRRQHLVGPNSSTLKALEILTGCYILVQGNTVAAMGSFKGLKQVRRIVEECMLNKMHPVYNIKVLMLKKELEKDPALAQENWDRFLPKFKKKNVQQKKVKSKEKKPYTPFPPPQQPSKVDIELETGEYFLSAKKKSAKKWQEKQEKQAEKTAENKRKREEAFIPPKEPAKPVDKSEDANNNNVADMAKSLKQKAKKLGMRKSEENINAETYIIGSSEQPSGKKSKKQKS; the protein is encoded by the exons ATGGTACGCGATGGCGACGCGACGGACCAAAACGGCGACGCTTTGGTACCACCACTTCCAACCAACGAGAAGCGGAAGGGGAAGCACGACAAGCCAAAGCCATGGGACGAGGACCCTCACATCGATCATTGGAAGGTCGAGAAGTTCGATCCTTCTTGGAACGAAGGCGGCATGCTTGAGGTTAGCTCGTTCTCCACTCTTTTCCCTCAGTACCGGGAGAAGTACCTTCAGGAAGCTTGGCCTTTGGTGAAGTCTGCGCTCAAGGAATTTGGCATCTCTTGCGAGCTCAACTTG GTTGAGGGTTCAATGACGGTTTCCACGACCAGGAAGACGAGGGATCCTTACATTATTGTCAAAGCTAGGGATCTTATTAAGCTTCTTTCACGAAGTGTTCCTGCTCCTCAG GCAATCAAAATACTTGACGATGAAGTGCAATGTGACATCATTAAAATTAGTGGCTTGGTTCGCAATAAG GAGCGTTTTGTAAAAAGAAGACAACATCTTGTGGGTCCCAATTCTTCCACATTGAAG GCCCTTGAAATACTCACAGGTTGCTACATTCTTGTCCAG GGAAATACAGTTGCTGCAATGGGTTCATTTAAAGGCTTGAAGCAAGTAAGGAGGATTGTTGAAGAATGCATGCTGAATAAAATGCATCCTGTGTACAACATTAAG GTTCTTATGCTGAAGAAAGAACTTGAAAAGGATCCGGCCCTTGCACAAGAAAACTGGGATAGGTTTCTTCCAAAGTTCAAGAA GAAAAATGTTCAGCAAAAGAAGGTTAAATCTAAAGAAAAGAAGCCATATACTCCTTTCCCGCCTCCTCAACAGCCCAGTAAG GTTGATATTGAATTAGAAACTGGAGAATACTTCTTAAGTGCTAAGAAGAAATCAGCAAAGAAATGGCAAGAGAAGCAGGAGAAGCAAGCGGAAAAAACTGctgagaacaaaagaaaaagagaagaggcCTTCATTCCACCCAAG GAACCTGCAAAGCCGGTGGATAAATCTGAAgatgctaataataataatgtagctGACATGGCAAAGTCCTTAAAG CAAAAAGCAAAGAAGCTAGGGATGCGCAAATCCGAAGAAAACATAAATGCTGAGACATACATCATAGGATCATCAGAACAACCATCAGGAAAGAAATCAAAGAAGCAAAAATCTTAG
- the LOC112702191 gene encoding BTB/POZ and MATH domain-containing protein 5 — protein MAGTSTTPEKSATAMALMSPTTSRSVTQTVNGSHKFVIQGYSLAKGMGIGKHIASDVFCVGGYQWAIYFYPDGKNPEDNSAYVSAFIALASEGTDVRALFELTLVDQSGQGKHKVHSHFDRSLESGPYTLKYKGSMWGYKRFFRRSVLETSDFLKNDCLKINCTVGVVVSATDCPQLHSISVPESDIGSHFGMLLENMEGSDVTFNVAGEKFPAHKLVLAARSPQFRSKFFEGLDAEKREITISDLEPKVFKAMLHFIYRDTLTEEVDMVPSTTYSDFPASDTLKGKLLAAADKYGLERLKLMCESCLCKDICVSSVANILTLADNCHATELKSVCLKFAAQNLAAVMRSDGFEHMKEKCPWLQSEILKTIAGCESDNCSGGEKSQSVWAQLSEGGDTNGDHADKNDKGKGEGKPFSVQLPNVSMGSSLGKRGRPLLVVCVCRFLLSMSQVMCMLLVQRSH, from the exons ATGGCCGGAACCTCGACGACGCCGGAGAAGTCGGCGACGGCGATGGCGCTGATGTCTCCGACGACCTCGCGGTCGGTGACGCAGACGGTGAACGGCTCACATAAGTTTGTGATCCAGGGTTACTCTTTGGCGAAGGGTATGGGAATCGGAAAACACATCGCGAGCGACGTTTTCTGTGTCGGAGGTTACCAGTGGGCGATCTACTTCTACCCCGACGGGAAGAATCCGGAGGATAACTCAGCTTACGTTTCGGCGTTCATCGCTCTCGCTAGCGAAGGAACCGATGTGAGGGCGCTTTTCGAGCTCACGCTTGTTGATCAGAGTGGACAGGGAAAGCATAAGGTCCATAGCCACTTCGATCGGTCGCTTGAGAGTGGACCTTACACCCTCAAGTACAAGGGAAGCATGTG GGGGTACAAGCGGTTTTTCAGACGGTCTGTGCTTGAAACCTCTGATTTTCTTAAGAACGATTGCTTGAAAATCAACTGTACAGTTGGAGTTGTGGTTTCAGCTACAGATTGTCCGCAACTTCACTCTATCAGTGTACCAGAGTCAGACATCGGATCTCATTTTGGTATGCTATTGGAAAATATGGAAGGGTCAGATGTTACTTTTAATGTAGCTGGGGAGAAGTTTCCTGCTCATAAGTTAGTGTTGGCTGCTAGATCCCCTCAATTTCGTTCGAAGTTTTTCGAAGGCTTAGATGCGGAAAAGCGAGAGATCACAATATCAGATTTAGAACCTAAGGTTTTTAAG GCCATGCTGCACTTTATCTATAGGGATACCCTTACAGAAGAGGTGGACATGGTTCCATCTACCACATATAGTGATTTTCCAGCTTCGGATACATTGAAAGGGAAGTTGTTAGCTGCAGCAGACAAGTATGGCTTGGAGAGGCTTAAACTGATGTGTGAATCTTGTCTTTGCAAGGACATTTGTGTGAGTTCCGTGGCCAATATTTTGACTTTGGCTGACAATTGCCATGCTACAGAGTTAAAATCTGTTTGCCTAAAATTTGCTGCTCAAAATCTAGCAG CTGTTATGAGGTCAGATGGATTTGAGCATATGAAAGAAAAATGCCCATGGCTACAGTCAGAGATCTTGAAGACAATTGCGGGCTGTGAGAGTGACAATTGCAGCGGAGGGGAAAAATCTCAGAGCGTGTGGGCGCAGCTATCAGAAGGTGGTGACACAAATG GTGATCATGCTGATAAAAATGATAAAGGCAAAGGAGAGGGAAAACCCTTTTCTGTCCAACTTCCCAATGTTTCAATGGGTAGTAGTTTAGGAAAAAGAGGTAGACCACTACTAGTGGTATGCGTATGCAGGTTTTTATTGTCAATGTCACAAGTGATGTGTATGTTGCTAGTGCAGAGAAGTCACTAA